The Salvia miltiorrhiza cultivar Shanhuang (shh) chromosome 1, IMPLAD_Smil_shh, whole genome shotgun sequence genome has a window encoding:
- the LOC131005750 gene encoding thioredoxin-like 3-2, chloroplastic, with protein sequence MEILPSVKTRYSRIPPSHNPCRFINSSRKFSFLNGDANPVSRNNSSFHQMKGRKLVISSSSDESGPIAQRSLENSPLSMELVPISGEAQFDRVVAESQQLAESVVILWMASWCRKCIYLKPKLEKLAADYYPRIRFYSVDVNSVPHKLVVRAEVTKMPTIQLWRDGKKQAEVIGSHKAYLVVNEVREIIENENSL encoded by the exons ATGGAAATCTTGCCGTCAGTCAAAACCCGGTATTCAAGAATTCCGCCGTCGCATAACCCGTGCCGTTTCATTAATTCGAGCAGAAAATTCAGTTTCTTAAATGGCGACGCGAATCCCGTTTCTCGGAACAACAGCAGTTTTCATCAGATGAAGGGCCGGAAATTGGTAATAAGCAGTAGTTCTGATGAAAGCGGACCGATTGCTCAACGGAGTCTCGAGAATTCGCCGCTTTCGATGGAATTGGTGCCCATTTCCGGCGAAGCCCAATTCGATCGCGTCGTCGCCGAGTCCCAACAGCTCGCGGAATCCGTCGTCATTTTATG GATGGCGAGCTGGTGCAGGAAATGCATCTATTTGAAACCAAAACTCGAAAAACTAGCAGCCGATTATTATCCAAG AATAAGATTCTACTCAGTTGATGTGAACAGTGTTCCCCATAAGCTCGTCGTTCGTGCTGAAGTTACC AAGATGCCCACGATACAG CTATGGAGGGATGGCAAGAAGCAGGCGGAGGTGATCGGAAGCCATAAGGCCTACTTGGTAGTAAACGAGGTTCGAGAAAttatagaaaatgaaaatagtttGTAA
- the LOC131005751 gene encoding amino acid transporter AVT1C-like isoform X2, which yields MKNSVSEQSFYIESEEEEEEEVSGKVDDDDDDEAGNGSDSSNYCSDNDNDNASGEQSKPNSLNPSWPQSYRQSIDLYSSVPSPSLNFLGTPTLSRLSSSFLSSSLTRRNTPEILPTLSKPLIPEAEKPKERRSSHSLLPPIPRKPSLKKLTPDGKPAVSHELPISRHSSFGQAVLNGMNVLCGVGILSTPYAVREGGWLGLSILLIFAVLSYYTGILLRFCLDSTPGLETYPDIGQAAFGTIGRVAISIVLYVELYACCVEYIILESDNLSSLFPNAHINFGIIQLNSHHLFAVMATLAVLPTVWLRDMSILSYISAGGVIASILVVACLFWVGLVDEVGFQTKGTVLNLSSLPVAIGLYGYCYSGHAVFPNIYTSMDKPSQYPTVLLTSFAICTVMYGAVAVLGYMMFGESTQSQFTLNMPQDLLASKIAVWTTVVNPFTKYALTMSPVAMSLEELIPSSHAKSYMYSILIRTALVVSTLIVGLSIPFFGLVMALIGSLLTMLVTLILPCACYLSILKGKVSVFQGSMCILVIGVGVVSSSVGTYSALSQIAQNLSS from the exons ATGAAGAACTCGGTGTCGGAGCAGAGCTTCTACATAGAGAgtgaggaagaggaggaggaggaggtgtCTGGaaaagttgatgatgatgatgatgatgaagctGGAAATGGTTCTGATTCGTCGAATTACTGCAGTGACAACGATAACGATAATGCGAGTGGGGAGCAAAGCAAGCCCAATTCCCTCAATCCCTCTTGGCCTCAAAGTTACAG GCAATCCATTGATCTATACAGTAGCGTCCCATCTCCGAGTCTCAACTTTCTTGGGACGCCTACATTATCACGCTTAAGCAGCTCGTTTCTTTCGTCATCCCTTACAAGGAGAAACACTCCCGAGATATTACCTACTCTGAGTAAGCCTCTTATACCAGAGGCCGAGAAACCTAAAGAAAGACGCAGTTCACATTCCCTGCTTCCACCTATTCCAAGGAAGCCTAGTTTGAAGAAACTAACTCCTGATGGTAAACCAGCAGTCTCACACGAGCTTCCGATTTCTCGCCATAGCTCATTCGGCCAAGCAGTGCTAAATG GCATGAATGTGCTATGTGGAGTTGGAATCCTTTCGACTCCTTATGCTGTCAGAGAAGGAGGCTGGCTCGGGCTCTCTATATTGTTGATATTTGCTGTACTTTCTTACTACACCGGAATCCTCCTGCGATTCTGCTTGGACAGTACACCTGGGCTTGAGACGTACCCCGACATTGGCCAGGCTGCATTCGGTACCATAGGCCGTGTTGCCATATCT ATTGTTTTGTACGTGGAGTTATAT GCTTGCTGCGTTGAGTACATTATTCTGGAGAGTGATAACTTGTCGTCTTTATTTCCGAATGCACATATAAACTTTGGAATCATCCAATTGAACTCTCACCATCTTTTCGCCGTGATGGCCACCTTGGCCGTCCTTCCAACTGTTTGGTTACGAGATATGAGCATTCTCAGTTACATCTCTG CTGGCGGAGTTATTGCATCAATCCTAGTAGTCGCTTGCTTGTTTTGGGTTGGCTTAGTAGACGAAGTGGGATTTCAGACGAAAGGGACAGTTCTGAACCTCTCTTCTCTGCCCGTTGCTATTGGTCTCTACGGATATTGCTACTCGGGGCACGCTGTTTTTCCCAATATTTATACGTCGATGGACAAACCGAGCCAGTACCCTACCGTTCTCCTCACGAG CTTTGCAATCTGCACTGTGATGTATGGTGCGGTTGCTGTTCTCGGATACATGATGTTTGGAGAATCGACACAATCACAGTTCACTCTCAACATGCCTCAGGACTTACTCGCGTCTAAAATTGCTGTGTGGACTACG GTAGTCAATCCATTTACAAA GTATGCGTTAACCATGTCTCCTGTGGCGATGAGTCTGGAAGAGTTGATCCCGTCTAGCCACGCCAAGTCTTATATGTATTCAATCCTCATAAGGACAGCATTGGTGGTATCTACGTTGATCGTAGGCCTCAGCATCCCCTTCTTCG GTCTTGTGATGGCGCTCATCGGTTCTCTACTCACCATGCTAGTA ACGTTGATTCTTCCGTGCGCGTGCTACTTGAGCATCTTGAAGGGGAAGGTCTCCGTGTTTCAG GGATCGATGTGCATACTGGTGATCGGAGTAGGCGTGGTTTCGTCGTCAGTTGGCACCTATTCAGCCCTCTCCCAGATTGCCCAGAATTTGAGCTCATAA
- the LOC131005751 gene encoding amino acid transporter AVT1C-like isoform X1: MKNSVSEQSFYIESEEEEEEEVSGKVDDDDDDEAGNGSDSSNYCSDNDNDNASGEQSKPNSLNPSWPQSYRQSIDLYSSVPSPSLNFLGTPTLSRLSSSFLSSSLTRRNTPEILPTLSKPLIPEAEKPKERRSSHSLLPPIPRKPSLKKLTPDGKPAVSHELPISRHSSFGQAVLNGMNVLCGVGILSTPYAVREGGWLGLSILLIFAVLSYYTGILLRFCLDSTPGLETYPDIGQAAFGTIGRVAISIVLYVELYACCVEYIILESDNLSSLFPNAHINFGIIQLNSHHLFAVMATLAVLPTVWLRDMSILSYISAGGVIASILVVACLFWVGLVDEVGFQTKGTVLNLSSLPVAIGLYGYCYSGHAVFPNIYTSMDKPSQYPTVLLTSFAICTVMYGAVAVLGYMMFGESTQSQFTLNMPQDLLASKIAVWTTVVNPFTKYALTMSPVAMSLEELIPSSHAKSYMYSILIRTALVVSTLIVGLSIPFFGLVMALIGSLLTMLVVSTLHSSPPTTSTPSCLSPFHNANSLDFTDVDSSVRVLLEHLEGEGLRVSGKANY; the protein is encoded by the exons ATGAAGAACTCGGTGTCGGAGCAGAGCTTCTACATAGAGAgtgaggaagaggaggaggaggaggtgtCTGGaaaagttgatgatgatgatgatgatgaagctGGAAATGGTTCTGATTCGTCGAATTACTGCAGTGACAACGATAACGATAATGCGAGTGGGGAGCAAAGCAAGCCCAATTCCCTCAATCCCTCTTGGCCTCAAAGTTACAG GCAATCCATTGATCTATACAGTAGCGTCCCATCTCCGAGTCTCAACTTTCTTGGGACGCCTACATTATCACGCTTAAGCAGCTCGTTTCTTTCGTCATCCCTTACAAGGAGAAACACTCCCGAGATATTACCTACTCTGAGTAAGCCTCTTATACCAGAGGCCGAGAAACCTAAAGAAAGACGCAGTTCACATTCCCTGCTTCCACCTATTCCAAGGAAGCCTAGTTTGAAGAAACTAACTCCTGATGGTAAACCAGCAGTCTCACACGAGCTTCCGATTTCTCGCCATAGCTCATTCGGCCAAGCAGTGCTAAATG GCATGAATGTGCTATGTGGAGTTGGAATCCTTTCGACTCCTTATGCTGTCAGAGAAGGAGGCTGGCTCGGGCTCTCTATATTGTTGATATTTGCTGTACTTTCTTACTACACCGGAATCCTCCTGCGATTCTGCTTGGACAGTACACCTGGGCTTGAGACGTACCCCGACATTGGCCAGGCTGCATTCGGTACCATAGGCCGTGTTGCCATATCT ATTGTTTTGTACGTGGAGTTATAT GCTTGCTGCGTTGAGTACATTATTCTGGAGAGTGATAACTTGTCGTCTTTATTTCCGAATGCACATATAAACTTTGGAATCATCCAATTGAACTCTCACCATCTTTTCGCCGTGATGGCCACCTTGGCCGTCCTTCCAACTGTTTGGTTACGAGATATGAGCATTCTCAGTTACATCTCTG CTGGCGGAGTTATTGCATCAATCCTAGTAGTCGCTTGCTTGTTTTGGGTTGGCTTAGTAGACGAAGTGGGATTTCAGACGAAAGGGACAGTTCTGAACCTCTCTTCTCTGCCCGTTGCTATTGGTCTCTACGGATATTGCTACTCGGGGCACGCTGTTTTTCCCAATATTTATACGTCGATGGACAAACCGAGCCAGTACCCTACCGTTCTCCTCACGAG CTTTGCAATCTGCACTGTGATGTATGGTGCGGTTGCTGTTCTCGGATACATGATGTTTGGAGAATCGACACAATCACAGTTCACTCTCAACATGCCTCAGGACTTACTCGCGTCTAAAATTGCTGTGTGGACTACG GTAGTCAATCCATTTACAAA GTATGCGTTAACCATGTCTCCTGTGGCGATGAGTCTGGAAGAGTTGATCCCGTCTAGCCACGCCAAGTCTTATATGTATTCAATCCTCATAAGGACAGCATTGGTGGTATCTACGTTGATCGTAGGCCTCAGCATCCCCTTCTTCG GTCTTGTGATGGCGCTCATCGGTTCTCTACTCACCATGCTAGTAGTAAGTACTCTTCACTCCTCGCCTCCTACAACGTCTACCCCCTCGTGTCTTTCACCATTTCACAACGCGAATTCACTTGATTTCACAGACGTTGATTCTTCCGTGCGCGTGCTACTTGAGCATCTTGAAGGGGAAGGTCTCCGTGTTTCAGGTAAGGCTAACTATTGA